A single window of Granulibacter bethesdensis DNA harbors:
- a CDS encoding Rrf2 family transcriptional regulator has product MLLRRDRAMVAISVMLDVGFHGSRTNTVSAADIAERIGLARRGMEPLLQSLSRAGLLESVRGPRGGYRLGRPKRDIRVSDIVAVAVADDGEGHEGPTGRLQIAVVDRLWAELEETVRAQLAAITLDDLLKRAAAAGLRRPAAEPITFVI; this is encoded by the coding sequence ATGCTGCTGCGTCGTGATCGGGCCATGGTGGCGATTTCCGTTATGCTGGATGTCGGTTTCCATGGCAGTCGTACCAATACTGTCAGTGCCGCGGATATCGCGGAACGTATAGGCCTTGCACGCCGGGGGATGGAGCCGCTGCTTCAATCCCTGTCGCGGGCCGGACTGCTGGAAAGTGTCCGTGGACCACGCGGTGGTTATCGTCTGGGCCGCCCCAAACGTGATATCAGGGTGTCCGATATCGTGGCTGTTGCTGTGGCCGATGACGGGGAGGGACATGAAGGCCCTACCGGCCGACTGCAGATCGCGGTGGTTGACCGGTTGTGGGCAGAACTGGAAGAGACTGTCCGTGCTCAGCTGGCCGCCATCACGCTGGATGATCTGCTGAAAAGAGCGGCTGCGGCAGGCTTGCGTCGGCCTGCGGCCGAGCCAATTACTTTCGTTATCTGA
- the phoU gene encoding phosphate signaling complex protein PhoU: MTNQLGSPHIVSSYEQDLQQLSDMITRMGGMVENQLALAVASIINKDMEAANRAIDTDPAIDALETEIQQFIVRLLALRQPVAIDLRMVLSSLKITSDLERIGDYSKNVAKRGIVLNQFSLPFSLTGLAHMGQLVQQNMKTIIDAVGENDTSRAEEVWRSDTAIDDMYNAIFRELITYMMEDPRDITPCTHLLFIAKNLERIGDHATNIAETVFYTVSGHPLPDERPKSDNTSYMVARPSPDATS, encoded by the coding sequence ATGACCAATCAACTGGGTTCACCCCATATTGTTTCAAGCTATGAGCAGGATCTTCAACAGCTCAGTGATATGATCACGCGCATGGGCGGGATGGTGGAAAACCAGCTTGCTCTGGCAGTGGCGTCCATCATCAACAAGGATATGGAAGCCGCCAATCGCGCCATCGACACCGACCCTGCAATTGATGCGCTGGAAACCGAGATCCAGCAATTCATCGTGCGTCTTCTGGCACTGCGCCAGCCGGTGGCGATCGATCTGCGGATGGTGCTTTCCTCGCTGAAAATTACCAGTGATCTGGAGCGCATTGGCGATTATTCCAAAAATGTTGCCAAGCGCGGTATCGTGCTGAACCAGTTTTCGCTGCCCTTCAGTCTGACCGGTCTGGCTCATATGGGCCAGCTTGTTCAGCAGAATATGAAGACGATCATTGATGCGGTTGGTGAGAATGATACCAGCCGTGCCGAAGAAGTCTGGCGTTCCGACACGGCGATCGATGATATGTATAATGCGATCTTCCGTGAACTGATTACTTATATGATGGAAGATCCGCGCGACATTACGCCTTGCACGCATCTTCTGTTTATTGCCAAAAATCTTGAACGGATCGGTGATCACGCCACTAATATCGCGGAGACGGTGTTCTATACCGTTTCCGGTCATCCTTTGCCGGATGAACGGCCCAAAAGTGATAACACGTCCTACATGGTGGCGCGCCCGTCGCCGGATGCAACATCCTGA
- a CDS encoding NADPH-dependent assimilatory sulfite reductase hemoprotein subunit, which translates to MDGTVSPKRSGVELLKENSHGLRGRLAEELAEGGLQVSEDGYNLLKFHGSYEQFDRDTATARKQQKLEKEYSFMLRVRMPGGRMTAAQYLALDGLADEYSNGTLRITTRQAIQFHGIIKGNLKPTIAAINRTLLTTQAACGDVVRNVTTTPAPIRDAVHARMEADANFLSHALLPKTHAYHEIFLDEAARADLGTEAEEEPLYGDTYLPRKFKIGIATPSDNTIDVLTNDLGIIPIFEGDTLLGYNMAVGGGLGMTHNKPETYPRLGTVIGSVGPDELLAGVEAVIRLQRDYGDRFNRRRARLKYVVDDRGVDWVKAELVTYFGKPFAEPLPMEPFRMPELLGWHEQGDGRLWLGIPVPSGRIADTDGVHLRRAIREIVQTYQVNITMTGQQDLFLVDVDPAHRPAIETHLREAGVTLTEDLTPLARWTLACPALPTCGLALTEAERVRDPMVAGLEQVLDRHGLKNERISLRITGCPNGCARTYAGDIGLVGRMPGHYAIYVGGDFEGTRLSFRLLDRIKEEQIEPTLDRLFAAFARDRQDEEGFGDFCTRVGAEALLQLLPAGHA; encoded by the coding sequence ATGGACGGAACCGTTTCTCCCAAGCGCAGTGGCGTGGAGCTTCTTAAGGAAAACAGCCATGGCCTGCGCGGTCGTCTGGCGGAGGAGCTGGCGGAAGGGGGCCTTCAGGTCAGTGAGGATGGCTACAACCTTCTGAAATTTCATGGCTCCTACGAGCAGTTCGACCGCGACACCGCGACTGCGCGCAAACAGCAGAAGCTGGAGAAGGAATATTCCTTCATGTTGCGCGTCCGTATGCCGGGCGGGCGTATGACCGCCGCACAATATCTGGCTCTGGACGGGCTGGCTGATGAATATTCCAACGGTACGCTGCGTATCACGACGCGTCAGGCAATCCAGTTTCACGGTATTATCAAGGGAAATCTGAAGCCCACCATTGCCGCCATCAACAGGACATTGCTGACGACCCAGGCGGCTTGCGGGGATGTGGTGCGCAACGTGACAACCACCCCGGCCCCGATCCGGGATGCGGTGCATGCGCGGATGGAAGCGGATGCAAATTTCCTGTCCCATGCTTTGTTGCCCAAGACTCATGCCTACCACGAAATTTTTCTGGATGAGGCGGCCCGCGCTGATCTGGGCACGGAGGCAGAGGAGGAGCCATTATATGGTGACACCTACCTGCCGCGTAAATTCAAGATCGGCATCGCCACCCCCTCCGATAATACAATCGACGTGTTGACCAATGATCTCGGGATCATTCCGATTTTCGAAGGTGACACGCTGCTTGGCTATAACATGGCGGTCGGTGGCGGGCTTGGCATGACCCATAACAAGCCGGAGACCTATCCACGTCTGGGAACGGTCATCGGCTCTGTTGGACCTGATGAATTGCTGGCTGGTGTTGAGGCTGTCATCAGGCTTCAGCGTGACTATGGTGACCGCTTCAATCGTCGGCGCGCGCGCCTGAAATATGTGGTTGATGACCGCGGGGTGGATTGGGTGAAAGCCGAGCTGGTCACCTATTTCGGCAAACCCTTCGCCGAACCCCTACCGATGGAGCCGTTCCGGATGCCGGAGCTGCTGGGGTGGCACGAGCAGGGAGATGGGCGGCTATGGCTCGGTATCCCCGTTCCGTCGGGGCGTATCGCTGATACGGATGGCGTGCATCTGCGCCGGGCGATCAGGGAAATTGTTCAGACATATCAGGTCAATATCACGATGACGGGTCAGCAGGATCTGTTCCTCGTGGATGTCGATCCGGCACACCGGCCCGCGATCGAGACCCATCTGCGTGAAGCGGGTGTAACCCTTACCGAAGATCTGACTCCGTTGGCACGCTGGACACTGGCCTGCCCGGCTCTGCCGACATGCGGTCTCGCCCTGACAGAGGCGGAGCGGGTGAGAGATCCCATGGTGGCCGGGCTGGAGCAGGTACTGGACCGTCACGGGCTGAAAAACGAACGTATTTCGTTGCGGATCACAGGTTGCCCCAACGGGTGTGCACGCACTTATGCGGGCGATATCGGGCTGGTCGGGCGTATGCCTGGCCATTACGCGATCTATGTCGGTGGCGATTTCGAAGGCACGCGACTGTCCTTCCGCCTGCTTGACAGGATCAAGGAAGAACAGATCGAGCCGACACTTGACCGGCTGTTCGCAGCCTTTGCCCGCGACCGTCAGGACGAAGAAGGGTTCGGTGATTTCTGCACCCGCGTCGGTGCCGAGGCATTGTTACAGCTTCTGCCAGCTGGGCATGCCTGA
- the phoB gene encoding phosphate regulon transcriptional regulator PhoB translates to MRFAQEEARSRPAETPAGQSRPTVLIVEDEAALATMLRYNLEKQGFRVEEASDGQEALHRLSEVQPDLVLLDWMLPGLSGIEVCRQIRRKPGTRDLPIIMVTARVEDQDAVRALNTGADDYITKPFNMQALQARIRALLRRASPVTAKGMLTFHDITMDLATHRVHRNNRPIHLGPTEFRLMEFFLQHPRRVFSREELLDSVWGTDIHVEPRTVDVHIRRLRKAVNGEGEVDLVRTVRAAGYALDTDPL, encoded by the coding sequence ATGCGCTTTGCACAGGAAGAAGCCCGTTCCCGTCCCGCGGAAACTCCGGCAGGCCAGAGTCGTCCGACCGTGCTGATTGTCGAGGATGAGGCGGCATTGGCGACAATGCTGCGCTATAATCTGGAAAAGCAGGGCTTCCGTGTCGAGGAAGCTTCTGATGGTCAGGAAGCGCTGCATCGCCTGTCGGAAGTTCAGCCTGATCTGGTTTTGCTGGACTGGATGCTGCCTGGGCTGTCCGGTATCGAGGTCTGTCGTCAGATACGTCGGAAACCCGGCACCCGCGATCTGCCGATCATTATGGTGACCGCCCGTGTCGAGGATCAGGATGCTGTTCGGGCCTTGAATACAGGCGCGGATGATTACATCACCAAACCGTTCAACATGCAGGCCCTTCAGGCCCGTATTCGTGCGTTGTTGCGCCGGGCCAGTCCGGTAACGGCTAAGGGCATGCTGACCTTCCATGACATTACAATGGATCTGGCAACCCATCGCGTGCATCGGAATAACCGTCCGATCCATCTCGGCCCGACCGAATTCCGGCTGATGGAATTCTTCCTGCAACATCCGCGGCGGGTTTTCTCGCGGGAGGAGTTGCTGGATTCAGTCTGGGGCACCGATATTCATGTGGAGCCGCGCACGGTGGATGTGCATATCCGTCGCCTGCGCAAGGCCGTGAACGGCGAAGGCGAGGTTGATCTGGTGCGAACGGTACGAGCTGCCGGATACGCGCTGGATACTGATCCGCTATAA
- the pstB gene encoding phosphate ABC transporter ATP-binding protein PstB: protein MAASRVMVESQPKIAVRNLDFYYGSHKALKSISLDVHERQVLGMIGPSGCGKSTLLRILNKMYALYPGQRAEGEVLLDGENVLGKDVDVNVLRSRVGMVFQKPTPFPMSIYENIAFGIRLHEKLSKAEMDERIEWSLTRAALWSEVKDRLHTAAAGMSGGQQQRLCIARTIAVKPEVILLDEPTSALDPISTLKIEELVDELKRDFTIAIVTHNMQQAARCADRVAFFYMGELVEVGTALDMFTNPREQRTQEYITGRFG from the coding sequence ATGGCCGCATCCCGTGTCATGGTTGAAAGTCAGCCGAAAATTGCCGTACGCAACCTCGATTTCTACTATGGTTCGCACAAGGCCCTCAAATCCATTTCGCTTGATGTTCATGAGCGTCAGGTTCTGGGCATGATCGGGCCGTCCGGCTGTGGTAAATCCACATTGCTGCGTATCCTGAACAAGATGTATGCGCTTTATCCCGGCCAGCGTGCCGAGGGTGAGGTGCTGTTGGATGGCGAGAACGTTCTTGGCAAAGATGTCGATGTCAACGTGCTGCGCAGCCGGGTCGGCATGGTGTTCCAGAAGCCGACGCCATTCCCGATGTCGATCTATGAGAACATCGCGTTCGGCATCCGCCTGCACGAAAAACTTTCCAAGGCGGAGATGGATGAACGGATCGAATGGTCGCTAACCCGTGCCGCCCTATGGAGCGAGGTCAAGGATCGCCTTCATACGGCTGCCGCCGGAATGTCCGGTGGTCAGCAGCAGCGTCTGTGCATTGCGCGCACCATCGCTGTAAAACCTGAAGTCATCCTGCTCGATGAACCGACCAGCGCGCTTGATCCGATCAGCACTCTGAAGATTGAAGAGTTGGTGGATGAGCTGAAGCGCGATTTCACCATCGCCATCGTGACACATAACATGCAGCAGGCTGCGCGCTGTGCGGATCGTGTTGCATTTTTCTACATGGGTGAACTGGTTGAAGTCGGCACGGCGCTTGACATGTTCACCAACCCGCGTGAGCAGCGCACGCAGGAATACATCACCGGTCGCTTCGGCTGA
- the pstC gene encoding phosphate ABC transporter permease subunit PstC, which translates to MRTAGLFVLALLGAIILMLFIGGLPAFRAFGLEFLVSSAWNPPHNVYGALVAIYGTIITSVISLVIAVPIAFGIAVYLTELAPQWLRRPVGIAIELLAAVPSIIYGMWGFFIIVPFMTKVQPSIISFFGSLADAEENVAVLGPVTGWLADRFAGPAYGNGILTASLILALMIVPFIAATMRDVFATVPGIFKESAYGLGCTTWEVVRSVVVPYTRVSVVGGIMLGLGRALGETMAVTFVIGNTNRIATSIFGPGNTIASLVALQFPESNPGGLQFSSLFALGFILFVISFIVLATSRFLMRSRSAGAARA; encoded by the coding sequence GTGCGAACAGCAGGGCTGTTCGTACTGGCTTTGCTGGGTGCGATTATCCTGATGCTGTTCATCGGCGGTTTGCCGGCGTTCCGGGCATTCGGACTTGAATTCCTGGTGTCATCAGCCTGGAACCCACCCCATAACGTGTATGGTGCACTGGTCGCGATTTACGGAACTATCATCACCTCGGTGATTTCGCTGGTGATTGCTGTCCCGATTGCCTTTGGAATTGCTGTTTATCTAACCGAACTGGCTCCGCAATGGCTTCGTCGTCCGGTTGGGATCGCAATTGAGCTGCTCGCAGCTGTACCTTCCATCATTTACGGCATGTGGGGCTTTTTCATCATTGTCCCTTTCATGACCAAAGTTCAGCCTTCCATTATCTCGTTTTTTGGTTCGCTGGCTGATGCCGAGGAAAACGTGGCGGTTCTGGGTCCGGTGACAGGCTGGCTGGCAGATCGCTTTGCCGGTCCGGCCTACGGGAATGGTATTCTCACGGCCTCGTTGATCCTGGCATTGATGATCGTGCCCTTCATAGCTGCAACAATGCGCGATGTGTTTGCCACTGTGCCCGGCATTTTCAAGGAAAGCGCTTATGGCCTTGGTTGCACAACCTGGGAGGTCGTCCGCTCCGTTGTGGTGCCCTACACCCGGGTATCGGTTGTAGGCGGTATCATGCTCGGGCTTGGACGCGCGCTGGGTGAAACCATGGCGGTGACCTTCGTGATCGGTAATACCAACCGGATTGCCACCAGTATTTTCGGTCCTGGTAATACGATTGCATCGCTGGTCGCGCTCCAGTTTCCGGAAAGCAATCCGGGTGGACTTCAGTTTTCCTCTCTTTTCGCGTTGGGTTTCATTTTGTTTGTCATCTCCTTTATCGTGCTGGCGACATCCCGCTTTCTGATGCGGTCGCGTTCAGCCGGGGCAGCCAGAGCATGA
- the cysK gene encoding cysteine synthase A, translated as MINESVSLGTTPDQNGPDTQDINHEGTASEDGKPNEAKARSRGNRNRVAPLSATDSLSEDGLRRPQPRGKIYDSILDIVGGTPLIRLPRLTVEDRLVADITAKLEFFNPLGSVKDRIGLAMIEKAEAAGLIHPSTSVLVEPTSGNTGIALAFVAASKGYRLVVTMPEGASIERRKMLRLLGVDVQLTPARQGMAGAIARAEAIIAATPGAWMPRQFDNPANPEAHAATTAEEIWADTEGKVDIIVGGAGTGGTLTGIAHALKPRKPDLRIIAVEPSESAVLSGDEPGPHGIQGIGPGFRPTILDITQLDGIMRVAERDALAVARRVARVEGLPVGISSGAALHAALELARNPANEGLLIVTIIPSFAERYLSTALFNGL; from the coding sequence ATGATTAACGAATCCGTCTCTTTGGGCACCACGCCCGATCAGAATGGCCCCGATACGCAGGACATCAATCATGAGGGCACGGCATCAGAGGACGGAAAGCCGAACGAAGCCAAAGCCAGATCACGCGGCAATCGCAACAGGGTAGCCCCCTTATCTGCTACCGATTCTCTTTCTGAAGACGGGCTCCGTCGCCCCCAGCCGCGCGGCAAAATCTATGACAGCATTCTCGATATTGTAGGCGGCACTCCTCTGATCCGCCTGCCTCGTCTGACTGTCGAGGACCGTCTGGTGGCCGATATCACTGCCAAGCTCGAGTTTTTCAATCCGCTCGGCTCGGTCAAGGATCGAATCGGACTGGCAATGATCGAGAAGGCGGAAGCCGCAGGCCTGATCCATCCCAGTACCAGCGTGCTGGTTGAGCCGACATCCGGCAATACCGGGATTGCGCTTGCATTTGTCGCGGCTTCAAAAGGATACCGGCTGGTCGTGACCATGCCGGAGGGAGCATCGATTGAACGGCGGAAAATGCTCCGCCTGCTCGGTGTCGATGTTCAGCTGACCCCTGCCCGGCAGGGCATGGCCGGGGCCATTGCACGGGCAGAAGCCATTATTGCCGCCACCCCCGGCGCATGGATGCCACGTCAATTCGACAACCCCGCCAATCCGGAAGCCCATGCTGCCACCACCGCGGAGGAAATATGGGCCGATACGGAGGGCAAGGTTGACATCATCGTCGGCGGTGCAGGCACAGGTGGAACACTGACCGGGATTGCGCATGCTCTGAAACCCCGCAAACCCGATCTACGCATCATCGCCGTGGAACCATCGGAAAGCGCCGTCCTGTCCGGAGACGAACCGGGGCCGCATGGTATTCAGGGAATCGGACCAGGCTTCCGACCCACGATTCTCGACATAACCCAGCTCGATGGCATTATGCGGGTGGCGGAGCGTGATGCTCTGGCCGTGGCCCGGCGCGTGGCACGGGTGGAGGGGCTGCCGGTCGGGATTTCCTCCGGTGCAGCCCTGCATGCGGCATTGGAACTGGCCCGTAATCCCGCCAATGAGGGGCTGCTGATCGTCACGATCATCCCCTCCTTTGCCGAGCGGTACCTCTCCACGGCGCTGTTTAACGGGCTGTAA
- the pstS gene encoding phosphate ABC transporter substrate-binding protein PstS yields MKFAPSAIAAVLIGAGLIAPACAQAQQVVGAGSSFAAPLYDKWSEQAKSSTGVSLNYQAIGSGAGQTQIFNRTVDFGASDAPVSADKLRDHKLLQFPSAMGAVDVIVNIPGIKSNELKLTGPIIAAIYAGTITQWNDPKIKEINKGIKLPRLAIAPVYRADGSGTTFVFTDYLSLVDSDWASKIGRATSISWPAGSGAKGSAGVAGTVQQIPGSIGYVEAAYATQSHLVTVQLQNKAGKFVAPTPANFTATAAAADWTKAQNFAIDLNDQAGDSSWPIESATFVLVPTNPTSTTKAAAVLKLFDWGFKNGDALASDLQYIPLPASVKDTIRAAWHDGIKGPDGKPVF; encoded by the coding sequence ATGAAATTCGCTCCCTCGGCAATTGCTGCCGTGCTGATTGGCGCTGGCTTGATCGCTCCGGCTTGCGCGCAGGCGCAGCAGGTTGTCGGCGCCGGCTCTTCTTTTGCAGCGCCGCTTTATGACAAGTGGTCGGAGCAGGCAAAATCCTCCACAGGCGTGTCGCTGAATTATCAGGCGATCGGTTCCGGCGCAGGTCAGACTCAGATTTTCAACCGCACCGTGGATTTTGGCGCCTCTGACGCGCCGGTGTCGGCCGATAAACTGCGTGACCACAAACTGTTGCAGTTCCCTAGCGCCATGGGTGCAGTTGACGTCATCGTCAACATCCCGGGCATCAAGAGCAACGAGCTGAAGCTGACTGGTCCGATCATCGCCGCGATCTATGCCGGCACGATCACCCAATGGAATGATCCGAAGATCAAGGAAATCAACAAGGGCATCAAGCTGCCACGTCTGGCGATCGCGCCGGTTTACCGCGCCGATGGCTCCGGGACGACCTTCGTATTCACAGATTACCTGTCTCTGGTTGACAGCGACTGGGCCTCCAAGATCGGTCGTGCGACCTCCATCAGCTGGCCCGCCGGTTCGGGCGCCAAGGGCAGCGCTGGTGTGGCTGGCACCGTTCAGCAGATTCCGGGCAGCATCGGCTATGTTGAGGCCGCTTATGCGACCCAAAGTCATCTGGTAACTGTCCAGTTGCAAAATAAGGCCGGCAAATTTGTGGCTCCGACCCCTGCCAATTTTACAGCCACCGCTGCGGCGGCTGACTGGACCAAGGCGCAGAATTTCGCCATCGACCTGAACGATCAGGCAGGCGATAGCTCCTGGCCAATCGAAAGCGCCACTTTCGTATTGGTGCCGACCAACCCCACCAGCACCACAAAAGCCGCTGCTGTGCTGAAGCTGTTTGACTGGGGCTTTAAAAATGGTGACGCTCTGGCGTCCGATCTGCAATACATCCCGCTGCCCGCATCCGTGAAGGACACCATTCGCGCCGCCTGGCACGATGGTATCAAGGGTCCGGACGGCAAGCCGGTTTTCTGA
- a CDS encoding peroxiredoxin, whose amino-acid sequence MSIQLGQTAPDFEQDSNQGKIRFHEWLGQSWGILFSHPKDFTPVCTTELGEAARLAPEWEKRNVKVIGLSVDTGENHKGWEADISETQGQTVKFPILADADRKVSALYGMIHPEADPNVTVRAVFIIDPNKKVRLTLTYPPSTGRNFKEILRVVDSLQTSDKFKVATPVNWEKGGEAIIPPSTSDDAAKEQFPQGWKTLKPYLRVVKLPEEA is encoded by the coding sequence ATGAGCATTCAGCTTGGTCAGACGGCTCCGGATTTCGAGCAGGACAGTAATCAGGGAAAGATCCGCTTTCATGAATGGCTAGGTCAGTCATGGGGCATTTTGTTCAGCCATCCCAAAGACTTCACCCCCGTCTGCACGACGGAACTGGGAGAAGCTGCCCGGCTTGCCCCCGAATGGGAAAAGCGTAACGTTAAAGTGATCGGTCTGTCGGTCGACACGGGCGAAAACCACAAGGGGTGGGAAGCTGATATTTCTGAAACCCAGGGCCAGACCGTGAAATTCCCGATCCTCGCTGATGCGGATCGCAAGGTCAGCGCCCTGTATGGCATGATCCATCCCGAAGCCGATCCCAACGTTACTGTGCGTGCCGTGTTCATCATTGATCCGAACAAGAAGGTGCGCCTGACCCTGACCTATCCGCCCAGCACGGGGCGTAACTTCAAGGAAATCCTGCGCGTTGTGGACAGCCTTCAGACGTCTGACAAATTCAAGGTGGCAACACCGGTGAACTGGGAAAAGGGCGGAGAAGCCATCATCCCGCCCAGCACCTCCGACGATGCCGCGAAGGAACAGTTCCCGCAGGGCTGGAAGACCCTGAAGCCTTATCTGCGCGTTGTAAAACTGCCGGAAGAGGCATGA
- the pstA gene encoding phosphate ABC transporter permease PstA: MPQNGPVAKSPAALRLNSRRQWINRIVVGLCSFATLLGLAALALILFTLLKNGLAGLSLTVFTHDEGAPGSHGGLRNAIVGTLIQTALGTLIGTPLGLLVGTYLAEYGRGSVLSSAVRFVSDILLSAPSILVGLFMYQLIVRPTGAFSGIAGCLALAVLVIPIVVRSTEDMLRLLPAQLREAAVALGAPRWRVITFICYRAAIDGIATGVLLAISRIAGETAPLLFTSLGNPNLSVNLAEPMGSLPVTIYKFAGSAYSDWQLLSWAGALLITLGVLGLNILARAILGRRQ, translated from the coding sequence ATGCCCCAGAATGGTCCTGTCGCAAAAAGCCCTGCTGCTTTGCGCCTCAATAGCAGACGGCAGTGGATAAACCGCATTGTCGTCGGCCTGTGTAGTTTCGCGACATTGCTTGGCCTGGCTGCGCTGGCGCTGATTTTGTTCACGCTGCTTAAAAACGGTCTGGCGGGTCTTTCACTGACTGTCTTTACCCATGATGAAGGCGCCCCTGGCTCCCATGGTGGTCTGCGCAACGCTATTGTCGGGACATTGATCCAGACTGCGCTGGGTACGTTGATCGGCACGCCGCTGGGGCTGCTGGTCGGAACCTATCTCGCGGAATACGGACGTGGATCCGTCTTGAGCAGTGCGGTCAGGTTCGTGTCCGATATTCTGCTATCGGCACCTTCCATTCTGGTCGGTCTGTTCATGTATCAGCTGATCGTGCGGCCGACGGGAGCATTTTCCGGGATCGCGGGTTGTCTGGCTCTGGCGGTGCTGGTTATTCCCATTGTCGTACGCTCGACCGAGGATATGCTGCGCCTTCTTCCCGCCCAGTTGCGGGAGGCTGCGGTCGCTCTCGGTGCGCCGCGCTGGCGGGTGATTACTTTCATCTGCTACCGGGCCGCCATTGATGGCATAGCAACCGGTGTATTGTTGGCCATCAGCCGTATCGCCGGTGAAACCGCGCCCCTGTTGTTCACCAGCCTCGGTAATCCCAACCTGTCGGTGAATCTGGCAGAGCCAATGGGGAGCTTGCCGGTGACCATCTATAAATTTGCCGGTTCCGCTTATTCGGACTGGCAGCTTCTTTCATGGGCAGGTGCCTTGCTGATTACATTAGGTGTCCTTGGCCTCAACATACTGGCCCGTGCCATTCTGGGCAGAAGGCAGTGA